In Anabas testudineus chromosome 12, fAnaTes1.2, whole genome shotgun sequence, the genomic stretch GTAACTTGTTTCAGTGACACTTTACCATGATGTGTTCAGGTACTACGGGCTGTCTGTGTGGTTCCCGGATGTCATCAAGCACCTTCAGGCCGATGAGTACGCCTCCAGAGTGAAGATTCACACGAACGAACGCATTGAAGACTTCACCTTCAACTTCACTCTGGAGAACCAGATCCACAGAAACGGGGTCTTTCTGAACGACAggtaaaaagaacagaaaagccCCACTTCCCACACTGTTTGTCACATTATAGTGTAGCAGTACTATTTGTCATTCCCGCAAACAACACACTGCAGCCGGTAATATTAATCCTGCCTCCTTTATCTCCCTCACCACCAGGAAATTAAAAGgcttatctctctctctttcctcctttctctctcttcctctctctcttactcacacacacatctgttttttCTCACTTACATGTTCACAAAAGCCACAGAGAAGACCCATcgatattctgtttttgttcttctccaTCCTCGAACGCACATTTATTAAGAGATTAAATCCAGACCAATATCATGATGCTGCGTACTGCAGCATGCAACAGATATATAACAGATCAATAACAGACATATTAAATGGGTTTATCATCCAGCATGCTAAAGGACACAACGTCTTAAAGACATAGTTGAAGTTGAAGTAGTTTTTTTAATAGTTGCATCGATCAGTTAATCAGTTAATGCACATAGTTCATTTCTACCACTATCATTAGCAGATACTATCTCACTCAGCACGCATACTtggctacagtatatttaactAATCCCTGGTAATCCTTCCTTACTGGTCGATTGATTTGATCTTTATTACACTAATTTCCTCCTGTCcactttcttctcttctcaggTTCATTAGCATGAAGTTCAAAGCTGTCACATTCATCGACTCGTCTTTCCTCAATTGTTATTTTGAAGATGTCTCCTCAGTCGGATCCTTCTTCAAGAACTGCACCTTCGTAGATTCCTTCTTTTACAACACAGGTGAGTCTCTACCTGTTAAAGTCGCTCACGTTCAGAGTATTCCTTTACTGCTCTGTATTTCTTTCCACCCAGAAAGTCCTATAACATTGCAGGTGCCTTACTCAGTCTCTGCGTCTTTCTGACAGTTAATTTAAGGTCTAATGTCCAAGAAGAAAGAATGCGTTTAGCATTTAAGACTTCTCTTCATGCCACCATTTACTGCTTAACCTTTGTGTACTCACACATATTGGTTTTCTGAACGCAGGTGAATGTGGTTAACAAAGAAACTGAGCCATGCCAGCGCTGCAGGGCTCACTGAAATAGCTATTTGCAGCAACTCAAAGACCCTTGGAGTGATGCTTTTTATTGAACTTGTTATTTAGACacttacaaaatataaagacaGTGAGATACTTGAATAGGATTTTAAAAAGACGTCTGCATCGGCATccaaaacatcacatcacacctTTAATAAATCCTGGCTACGTTATGAAAGTGCAATCCTAACATTTTGTGACTTAGAAAAGCACCAGCAGGAACAAATTGGAAAGGAAAGGGAggcattttaaatgttctgaGAGAGCTGGAGCTGAATCAGACCTTGTGGGAGCTCAGGGTGGAAAGAAACCGTTCCCTCCAGCTCTCAGGAAAGCGCTGAACATAGAAACAGTACAGGAACGTCAGGTTGCTGGTAATGCCCCGTGAGACAGGAAGTATCTTAGCCCCCAGCAGTGTGTCTCTAGAGAGCAGAGGATGAAGAGAAATGAGGAGAGGCAGTAGGAGAGTGGGAGGGAGGAGTGTTTCATGAGAGCAAGGAGCATTTTACCAATTGCTGCAAAATCGTATTAATTGACCGTGTCTGCAGAGTATAAATAGGgtttatattaaaatgacaGGCAGCTGAGAAGGATCATGTTTatgaatcaaataaaaagatgtAAATATAGTAAACAACTAGTGCAACATTTAACCAAACTAGAAAGTCTTACCGAGACTTAAGGGGCAGTTTACACTTATTTGCATTCTTGCAGAGAATTTGATGTGAATATTTGTATCTGTCAGgtctgtacatactgtaaatgtctttatgctaagcttgAAGCTTACTGGAGTTATACACAGGCCTGTTTCTTATCTGTGAGTGATTATAAAGTTAGACTAACTACGTTTTGAGCCAGTATCCAGTGTTTTATGTGGAGCTGCCTCCTGGTTCCAACTTTATAGTTATTGCACAACCATGATAGTGCTACTGATCTTCTCATCTGTCAGCAACAAAAACTATTCCTTTGAATGATGTTGCAAGAGGGTCCCTTTTCCCAAGTCAACATGACAGCTTAATTAAACACCCAGAGACTActataaactaaaataaagagagagagagagccctTGAAAGCCATGGCAATATGAGAAGCTAATAATACAAGATCTGTGCTAAATGACTCCCACACTCCCAAGCTCACATCACATGCAGTGATGTGACACGTCAATATCTTACAAAGCCCCCAAACATCAGCAGTCAGAAGACAGAAACAAGGGAAAGTATGATTTAAGATCACAGGCAGCcatcttttgtattttaaattgaactgTAGAAGGTTTCAGGCCCATGTGAAAAtccttctctcatctctctcattTCCAGATATCGACGATGCCAAGCTCACAAACTCCAAGGTGATCAACAGCTCCTTCCACCACAACAAGACAGGTTGTCAGATGACATATGACGATGATTACAGCGCCTACTGGGTCTATTTCGTTAGCTTCCTGGGAACACTGGCTGTGCTGCCTGGGAACATCGTCTCTGCTCTCCTAATGGACAAAATAGGACGTCTCAGCATGTTAGGTATGACATAACATTTACTCTGGACTTTGGGGGCCTGCTCTGACTTTTTGCTCATGCTATGAATAGCAGCCCGTTCTCCTGCAAAATGTCTCGGTCTCCTGTGTTCGTGGCCTTTACATCTGCAGTGACCTCTAGTGACGTAAATGAGgctattttgtatttaaaaagtgaaaaatgtgtcATGCTGTGTCCTGCAGGAGGCTCCATGGTGCTGTCCGGCATCAGCTGCTTCTTCCTTTGGTTTGGCACCAGTGAGTCAATGATGATATTTATGCTCTGTCTCTACAACGGCCTCAGCATCTCCGCCTGGAACTCCCTGGATGTAGTCACCACTGAGCTGTACCCAACAGACAGGAGGTGAGAGCAGCACattcagtaataataataatacaggaGATAGGAAAGGCACGTCTGTTCTTAATGTCCTCAAGTTTGGGCACAGTGACGATTTCAAGTCATCCAGATTCTATCCTGTGGCTCTCTTTGTTTCCAGGGGCACAGGCTTTGGCTTCTGTAACGCCATGTGTAAGCTGGCAGCCGTGCTGGGCAACCTGATCTTTGGCTCGCTGGTTGGGATCACCAAGGCTATCCCCATCCTGCTGGCATCGTCTGTGCTGGTTTGCGGCGGCCTGGTTGGGCTCCGACTGCCCGACACTCGCGCCAATGTCCTCATGTAAACCTCAACACAAAACCAGTTTGATGTTTACCAGGTGTTTACTCAGTTCACTGAATAACGATTCGTTTATTTAGTGgaacatgttgttttaatgtcactAACGTCATGTCAAACAAGCATTGCTGCCATCGTTGTATTTATAATTGTATAGATGCTGTTGACTGTCCACCAACTCAAACAGTGAATGATTGTTATTCTGTCATTTCTGAGTAAAAGACCTGGTAcattagaaaaactaaatgcagcTTTGCTTAATAGAGCTACAGATATAAAGAGTTTAAGGAGTTGAAGGTTATAAATCAGTGGCTGGTTATCAACAGATGAAAAGGCAGAATTATTACCCATTCATCCATTTTCAGCCACTAATACAAAGTCGAGTTGTGGCGTTAGCAGGTTCAGTGAGAATTTTAATGGCTTTAAAATTCTTTATATCGGCAGCTCGATATCAACCATGGGCTGTTCCACACGTGCAACCTAAAAATGCATGTGTCATAGCTGCAAAAGACTTGGACTTCTAACAAGCGTCCTCAAGACCTGCTCAGTCCTGCTTtgattaaaggaatagtttgacatttggaGAAAATGATTTGCTCctaaatttatttttctaagATTAGTTACTGGTTACTTACTGATTCagaataataacacaaatgtacGCAAACCAATAAATCACTGCATGTTCCTGAGGGCAACTTCACAAGCTTCACAGCAGTACACGAAACAATTAACACCACCTCCGTCTTTACCAGCTGCATTAAACAATATTAAAGTGATGCACACTTCATTGCATCAGTAATTATGCAAAAATGGGCATTATGCATAATGAATACTTTAACTTTGCATACTTTTacttcattaaacattttaatgcagaattaaaccataaaaccataaaaaaataaaacacagcataaaGTTTTTACCTGTAATTtaacacagattaaacaaagGAGATTAACGATGGTGTTATTAAGGTAGCATTAGAGTAGGTGGGTTTTGGACagcctttatgctaagctaagctaaccaacTAATGACTGTagctttatttaataatttaattcatttaattttactcTCAGTAAGAAAGAAGCATGTCAAACTACTCCTTTAAGTACACATTCATTTGTAATtgctgtgtattttgtgtgaaTCATGTGCTTATTTATTTCgatatctatttattttctaatttatatttgttatttatggTTTCGTTCAGCCTAGAAACTGAATTCTTCACTAATGGTCAATGAAGTTCAAGCTTTTTGCTGCAATTTGCAAGAATGACAAGGccataggaaaaaaaaagtcaatactAATATAGTAGTTTAGTCAAAACAGGCAACTTCAGCAGCtacatttctaaaatgaaaggaagtttacattttctgctttttacaGTAACAGACTTTTGAGATTGGAAACTTTTTGTCCTGAatgcttcctctctccctctctcgtgtctgtgttgtgtttgtctcgTGGCGCTGAGTTCACCATGAAGGGCTTTGCTCTCCATCGGAATCTGATCTGTCAAGAAGAATTTCTGCTGTAGGAGCTCTCTGCTGTTATAAACTTCTGCTCctgtcctgttttcttttttcttctctgattaTCTGTTTCACCATCTCGGTTTCTTCATGGTGTCTCTCGCAGCGTCTTGTCGTCCTTTATCTCCTCCTGCCTTGCTGCTGCACCCTCCAAAACTCAAAGGCCTTTCTCAAATGTcgtgcctctctctcttctgtctacATTGAGCCCGTCTCTCCTTCCAGACCTGGCTGGAAGCCGTCCTGCTCTTTCCTCTTAATCACTGCAGTGCGCactggatgtactgtatgtatgtgtgtgtatgtgtgtgtgtatgagtgtgtgtccaGACAAATCATTATAGGATAAAGCATCTCATATGTACACAGtaaagtttttctgtttttctctacaTAAAGGAAGGCTGCAGGATTTGAATCACACACAGTGGAATTAAAAGCCATGTTTAAACAGTCAATTCACCCCCTCCTAAAAAGTAACAGCATATTTCCAAAgaagaaattagtttttaatgctTCAAACTTCATCTGAACAAGACTGAGCCTCAATATGGGAAAAACACTTCCCTCTTACTCATTTCAGAGTTAAAAGCAATTTTAATGTACAGTTTAAGTTGgtattaatataaaattaatgtgcacaaatgtacataaatgtacaaatatgtcatgcatttgtgcatttgaGACGTATTCCTACTCTGCACCTGGCATGTTGCTATCAGGGGAACAAAACTAACGTCTTAAACACTGGACACtgtaatttttaaatatactgaCTTGATTCGAGTGAGACTGTTCAAGTGGCCGTCATTTCTTATATTAGTAGTTCCATCTGACATCCAGgctgaaaacattcattttcactgtgtaaaGAAGCCAAGACATATTTAAACATAGATTTATGCACATTAATTTTGCATTAACCAACTTGAAAAGAGAGGAGCAAGAGAACGGTGCAGCCTGTCATGAGGCTCTGCAGATTTATGACAGCACAGCCTGATACCCACTGTGGGGCCAAGTGATGGgtcaaaacataatttatcatgaaaacatagaaatgttccacCTCTCTGTACTATCTGGGCTATATCTGGATGCCATGAAAGTCTGCAGGAAATGACATGGCACAAAATTAGCAACAGCAACACTGTTAGTGACACttctgcattttttaaattacagtgaATTCATCTACTGAGTTATTTTCAAATCAGCCTCATGgttataatattatatacatCATTTCACACcctggaaataaaatgtatgcagTGCGTTTAAGGTCACATGCCACTGTTTCAACATATGAAATGAGTGTGTTTGATGCTTTATCTGTCTGCTTGTCTGCATCGTCCCTTCTCTCCGAACAAAAGAAATCCTGCATGTTTGTAACTGAAGTCCCtctgttgtatgtgtgtgtgtttttatttctatgttttttctgtttcgTTGTCTTCGCTGTTCCTCTGCGGGAGGAAACAGACATGTGATTCCCGGGTCAAAAGTGAATGTACCATTCTCGTGTGTTGTCCGATTTGTTGTGGACAGGTGTTCATCATGCTGAGCTGACTTCTAGGTCATTGTGAAAGGGCATGCTAGTGGTGAGATGATCTGTGTTACAAGACGTTGTCCAACAGGGGTGGTCAAACCTGAAAAGATTTGAAACCCTCTGCTGCCAAACAAACtgtgctgtgtaaaatctattACCTGTCCTTgatatgatttattttgatAAGAAAAGGCTCAAGTGAAGCGCAGTGTAAAGGTGGATTCCTCTGGTGTCTACATACTGAATAAAGAGTTTCATTTGAACTGTGTTCGGTGTCTAAATGTGGCGGTACCCAGTTCCACCATCAGgtggcactatacaaataatcCAGGAGGGGCCTTTGAATTTCTATTTAGACATTTGTCAGATGCTTTAATTCAAAGCGACTCACAGTTGAGGTACAAGGTAAGCAAAGTAAAGGAGAAGAAAGTAAAGTGCAGTTTGTTTAGTCTTCTTTTATAACTGAGCTTTGCtacagcttcctgctgctgtttgttttcatgcctTTTAACAAGTGAGACATCAAAACTTGTTCtgctttgttctgtttctttgctttttttctctttcagtgcTGGAAATTcaagaatatttttattatgttccTGTAGGCACATTGATAGGAAACTATTTCACGTTTTTCCTGTGCAGATGTGAAACTGTGCATTCTGTCACACGCTAAACAGGAAGGATCACTTGAGGGAGAGAGGACTGATGGAGTTCAGATGACAACACGACCAAAGATAGATTCAGAAACACTAGGGATTTATCTAATATGACACAAAAGCCCAAAATAGTTTAgacagttaaataaaagttttaatcAACAGACACATGGTTCCACATAGTATCACAGCGAGTGTGCAGGAATACATCAAGACTTATTCTCCAAAGTCAGCCTGTCACTTTATCTACAGGGTAATAATACGATgatttcaagttttattttaagctaaaatgacagaatgaaaaatgtttattaacatatttacatgtgGTCTGCTCAATTGTGTCTGTAACAGACGAAACATGACGTTGTACTGCAGGAACACTTTATCACATTATAtcacatacaataaatacatatacagtgtTCTTATATATACAAGCGAACTTTTGCTTTCTCTTTGGATTCCAGCCACAGAGAACATTTGACTCTTCATCTGtaacaaaactgaaaccagTTTTTTGGGTAACGTGTAGGTCTCTCAGATGGATATACTCAGGTGCTTGCCTTTAAAGGGTTTGCAAAATCTGGAACCTGCAGACTTGGACATGATGACAAAGAGAAAGGGGTCCAGACAGGCATGGAGGCAGCACAAACACACGGCCACATTAAAGTGCACATACAAACTCTCTGTTCCATATGCAAACAGTTGCACGTAATGGAGGAAGTGCAGGACTCCAGCAGGGGAGAAACATACGAGGAAGATGAAGGACACCAGAGAGCAGGCCTTGATGTACATCGCCCAGTTGAGTTGGGATTTGTTGAGCTCCCAGACAATCCGGATGTAGCACACAATCGTTACCCCCAGCGGCACAAAGAGGCCGAAGATGGTCAGGAGCAGGTTGTAGTAGAGCAGGTATTTATGGGAGTCTTTGTCCAGAGGTAGCACGTCATGGCAGGTGATGCTGCCCAGCCCACGGAGCCGATAGCTCTGCTGGATGAGGAGCTCTGGGATGACAGCAGCGGTAAACACCACCCACACAGCTATGGTCACCCAGGCGCTGCACATCCTCTTCGGGAGACGTTTGTACAAGAACGGGTGCGCTACAGCCAAGTAGCGCTTGATGCTGATGCAGGCCAGAGTCTGGGCTGCGCAGTAGAGGTTGCCATAGAAACAGGCCGTGACCGCTCGGCAGGCCGGTTCTCCCAGAGCCCAGTGGTTTCCATAGAGATGGTAGTGAGCCTTGAAGaacagggagaggaggaggaggaggtcggAGACTGCCAGGCTGCAGTAGAGAATGGCTGAGGACACCTTCCTAATTTGTGAAACCAGCGTAAACAGGATGGCAGCGTTGGCCGGGACCCCGACAGTAATCACCAGTAAATAAATAACGGGGATGACTCGGGTGCTCAGGGACCCACGGAGATACAGTGCTGTGCTGTTGCTTTGTAACTGCAGTTCTGGGGGGGAAACGGGAGCCTGAGTCCCATTTGGGACAACTGAGTCTGTCGAGGGCTGACTTGTAACTCTGATGCCGAAAAACGTTCTGGGTATAGGAACAACTTTACTTTTATCTGCAactaaaacaagaaaacacaaacgtGAATGAGTCATCATCACTACGCGTttactgacaaaacaaaaatcattctGATTGTTAgtcattttattcttattctctAATTTCTAGATTACTGAATTAATcgctatgtaaataaaatgtgatttcagtGAAGGAATGCCTTCACTTACAGAAAGATAACTGAGGAGGGGAACATGAAGACACTTCAATTACTTTGAGTtctcaataaaatatataattatacataataaaaatcattaatagagttatacatatattatattatacagtataatcattaAATTAACCGGGTCTAATCCAGATAATGAACTTTCATCTGTTTATTGTAGTGAATTTATTATACAAATCTCACAAGAAGAGTTTCTCAGTGAATTTgttgtaaattaataaaagatATCTCAACATAAAAGGCTCCTCTTCAACTGAAATTATTAAACATGCCTTACCTGCTTGCTGAAGTCTACAAGttacacagagaacacagaggagtAGGAAGATGCAAAGTTTCCCCATGTTTTCTTCTTGCGCCGCAGCACTCTGTGTTTCACTCACTAttctgtgtttcacttttcattgcCTTTTAGTGACATGTGTGAATCTCTGTGGGTGGGAGCAAGTTGAAAACACCTCCCTACTGTGTGAATAAAGGAACAAGAAATTAGGATGTCTTCACCAGAAAACCGGACTGTGGTGTTGGTTTTATTGTGAATCTAGTGTACAAGTCTCTGACATAGaccctgcctgtctgtctatACTATCAGACTGATGTAATGTGGCGTAACATATGGAAACTTTAGGGTCCTTTCCCTAGAAATTTGATACCTATAGCAAAATGTGGCATGAGGTCATACGCAGAAAGAGGCCACtaactgaaaaaggaaaagtctgTCTGAAGATGATAAGCTTGTCCAAACATGAGAGGTTTTGTTTAGTCCTCACTTcctctatttaaaaaaagcatttgctTCAGATAGCAAGAAGCAATCTGATGCTACATGTGgcaaaacaatgtaaaaacaaaaatatcacaCAGCATTATCCAGCTGAGCACAGATGTGACCTGACAGTTCACCAGAGATGTTGAAAGACATGTTTTTTAATAGCAGCAGCATCTGTTATGTATGGTCTCTGTTAGACCCTAGATTCAACTTAGACAAACCCCAGTGGGTATGTGGCATCCTCTTCCTTTCCATGACGCATGTCATCACAGCTAGAAACAGATGACTCAGACCGAGAAGAAGCAACACGCGTCTGAGAACATGAGAATCTTTTCATGTTTGACAAAAGGCAGATAGGTGGTGTGTGCTGTGAGCTGCTAAAAGACACATCCTGCATCCGTCATGTGGCCATTAAAGCTCATTTTTCACCAGTAACAAACTGTATTCAGTAAGAATCAAACTTCTATTTCAGGTCTTTCTGAGAAGAAGTGCAATGCATCTTCTTCCTTTTATTCAAAGAGCAGCGATGAATCTGCAGCACACATCTGTTTCCTGTACTTTCACATTTATCATCCAGCTATAGATGAACAGTTatactgttttctgtttcattttatcTGAGCAACAAATAAATTGGACTCCTGTTTAATTTGGAAAATTAATTTCTGACATAGGCAGAGATGCACAGTCAGaaagttagttagtttttttttttttaggtgagTACAGTGAAATactagatatatatatatgatgaaCTATAGTTTATGTTCCTGTCTAAACTAATGATCTCTGTTATCTGTAAGATGTCAGAGCTGCCAGTTTTCCCCACAAGAGGGGGACATATTCCTTCATTCAGACTCTTCATTAAGAAAAACCTTtgcttttatatatatattatgtgtaGAAGTCAcataatctagccacaggggttgcaagccagtgatttctgtgccggtcccaagcccggataaatagagagggttgcgtcaggaagggcatccggcgtaaaaattgccaaaataaccatgcgaatcatccacaagactttcataccggatcggtcgaggcccgggttaacaacgaccaccaccgatgctgttaacctacagggtgtcggtggaaatttgactactgttggtcaaagaaagaggggaggcagaagagttcgtggtcagagagagaagggaaaaggcaggaacatagatttgagaatagggactcttaacgttggtacgatgacagggaaaggcagagagctggcagacatgatggagagaagaaaggtagatgttctgtgtgtacaggagacaaggtggaagggcagcaaggcacgtagtattggaggaggatacaaactgttctaccatggtgttgataggaagagaaacggggtaggagtggtcttgaagggggagtttgtaaacaatgttctagaggtgaaaagagtctcagacagggtgatgagcataaagctagaaattgaaggggtgatggtgaatgtagtcagtgggtatgcgccacaggttggctgtgagttagaagagaaggagagattctggagtgagtttgatgaggtcatagagagtatccccagaggagagagagttgttggAGCAGgcttcaatgggcatgttggtgagggcaacagaggtgatgaggaggtgatgggcaggtttggtgtgaaggaaaggaatctggaaggacagatggtggtggactttgctaagaggatggaaatggctgtagtcaacacttacttccagaagtgagaggaacatagagtgacatacagaagtggaggtaggagtacacaggtggactacatcctatgtagacgaggtcatttgagagaggttagtgactgcaaagtggtggtaggagagagtgtagccagacagcaccgcatggtggtgtgtaagatgactctggaggtcaggaagaagaaaagagggaagtcagagaagaagaccaagtggtggaagctaaagaatgaagaaacctgtgaggaattcagacagaagttgagacaggttctgggtggtcaggatgagcttccagatgactgggaaactacagcagagattatcagggaaacaggtaggaaggtgctaggtgtgtcatctggaaagaggaaagaaggtaaagacacttggtggtggaatgaggaagtacaggaatgcatccagaggaagaggttggctagaaggaagtgggatgtagaaaggactgaggaaagtagacaggagtacaaggaagcgcagcgtagagtgaagagggaggtggcaaaggccaaacagaaagcttacgatgagctgtatgacaggttagacagaaaggaaggagagaaggacttgtacaggctagccagacagagagatagagatgggaaggatgtgcaacaggtaagggtgattaaggacagagatggaaaggtgctaacaacacaggagagtgtgcagaaaagatggaaggagtattttgaggagctgatgaacgaggaaaatgacagggaaagaagggaggaagatgttgatgttgtggagcaggaaatagaagagattggaaaggatgaggttaggaaggctttgaaaaggatgaagagtggaaagggtgttggtcctgatgacgtacctgtggaggtgtggaagtgcttaggagaggcagcagtggagtttctaaccagtttgttcaataggattctagagagtgagaagatgcctgaggaatggaggagaagcgttctggttccgatctttaagaacaagggtgacacgcagaactgcagcaactatagaggaataaagttgatgagccacacaatgaagctgtgggaaagagtagtggaagccaggcttaggaagaaggtggagatttgtgagcagcagtatggtttcatgccccataagagcaccactgacgccatttttgctttgagagagactacaccaaggatcagctttgagtcccttcttgtttgctatgctgatggacaggctgacagatgaggtcagacaggaatcaccctggacaatgatgtttgcggatgatattgtgatttgcagttagagtagagagcaggtagaggaacagctggagaggtggaggtttgctctggaaagaagaggcatgaaggtcagtcgtagtaagaaagaatacatgtgtctgaacgagagggatcaaggtagaaatgttaggttacagggggctgaggtgaagaaggtgcaggagtttaagtacttggggtcaacagttcagtgtgatggggagtgtggaaaagaggtgaagaggcgagtgcaggcaggttggagcgggtggaggaaagtgtcaggagtgttgtgacagaagagtgtcagcaagactcaaaggaaaggtgtacaagacagtggtgagaccagctctgctctatgggttagagacggtagcagtgagaaagagacaagaggctgagatggaggtagcagagatgaagatgtggaggttctccttaggagtgaccaggttagacagaataaggaacgagtacatcagagggacggctcacgttgcctgtgttagcgacaaagtcagagaggccagactgagatggtttggacatgttcagaggagggatagtgagtatattggtagaaggatgttggagatggagctgccaggcaggaggacaagaggacgaccaaagaggagatatatggatgtcttaacagaggacatgaggttggctagtgttagggtagaagatgttcatgatagatttaggtggaaaaggatgattcgctgtggcgacccctgatgggaaaagccgaaagaagaagaattatGTGTAGAAGTCACATAATCTAATCATCACTCGGTCTCCTTCTTGTTCTCTTGCTCACAGTTTCCAGTTCTAGACTGGTATGGGGAaaaataaccctaaccctaaaaatCTCTGTGCTCCCTTCAGACACAGTTGTCAGGGTCATTTCTGGTAGTT encodes the following:
- the LOC113158249 gene encoding proteinase-activated receptor 3; the encoded protein is MGKLCIFLLLCVLCVTCRLQQAVADKSKVVPIPRTFFGIRVTSQPSTDSVVPNGTQAPVSPPELQLQSNSTALYLRGSLSTRVIPVIYLLVITVGVPANAAILFTLVSQIRKVSSAILYCSLAVSDLLLLLSLFFKAHYHLYGNHWALGEPACRAVTACFYGNLYCAAQTLACISIKRYLAVAHPFLYKRLPKRMCSAWVTIAVWVVFTAAVIPELLIQQSYRLRGLGSITCHDVLPLDKDSHKYLLYYNLLLTIFGLFVPLGVTIVCYIRIVWELNKSQLNWAMYIKACSLVSFIFLVCFSPAGVLHFLHYVQLFAYGTESLYVHFNVAVCLCCLHACLDPFLFVIMSKSAGSRFCKPFKGKHLSISI